DNA from Helcococcus ovis:
GTTAAAATGAATGAGAAATTAAAGTTAAAAAATAGACTTAAAAGTATAAGAAATGAAAAAAAAATTACTCAACAAAATTTGGCTGATATGGTTGGAGTTTCAAGGAATACCATTAGTTCAATAGAAACCGGTGAATTTTGTCCTACATCCAGACTTGCATTAATATTGTGTATTGCATTGGATAAAAAGTTTGAAGATATATTTTATTTTGACTTAGAATAAAAGTTATTAATTATATTAGTTAGTAAATTTTTCTAGGAATTATACATTTTGTGATAAGATTTTGCAAGGAGTGATATTTTATGAGACTATGGCATGAAGAAATTATTAATAAACTACCCAGACAACAACTATTAGGACAACATAGAGAATGCTGTGCACTTAGAGGTAATGGCTGGGGAAAACCACATTCAACTGTAAATTATGTTTTTAACTATAATCCTTACAAATTATATCAATATCACATTTTGATAATGAATGAAATGGAAAAAAGAGGTTATAAACCTGATAATATTTGGAGAAATTCAAATTATAGAGGAAAAACATGTGCTCCATATTATAGTGTTGAAGAAATTGAATTAACGAAACCCTTATATCCTGAACATGATGATGAATATTTGAAAGAGTGTATTGAAAACTTATTTGAAAAAGGGATAGAAATTTAGAAAAAATAATTTTAAAAGGATGAATTTATGTGTCTTATTTGTGAAAGAATAAAAATGATTGAAGATGGTACAAATCCATATTTTGTTAAAGAGTTGAATACTGGATATGTAGTTTTAGGTGATCATCAATATTTTAAGGGGAATACGATTTTTATTTGTAAATATCATAAAAATGAAATTTTTGAATTAGATAGGGATTATAAAATCAAGTATTTAGAGGAAATGTCTATAGTTGCAGAAGCTGTTTCTAATGCTTTTCAATGCGAAAAAATGAATTATGAATTGCTTGGAAATGGTGATTCTCATTTACATTGGCACCTTTTTCCAAGAAATAATGGTGATTTAGGAGAATACGGACACAATGGAAAAGGTCCAGTATGGTGGATTCCGATGGAAAAAATGTATGATGATTCAAATCGACCAACAGATATGGAACTAGATAAAATGAAACAAAAGTTATTATTTGAATTAAATAAATTAATTTGAAAAATAGTCAAAATTATTTTTAGTATAAAAGGAAATAATTAAAATGAACATAGAATTAATTGAAGCAAACGAAAAATTAATAGAAATATCATGTTTTCTTATAAAACAATTTTGGAAAGAGCATAATGGTGTTTTCCTTGATAATATAGAAATAGAGGCTGATTATAAAAATTGGACTGATAATGGTCACAAATTATTTTTAGTAAAAGTTGAAGAAAATTATATTGGATTTGTGCATCTTGGAAATAGAGGAGCTAAAATTGATTGGTTAGAAGATATTTTTATAATTAAAGAATATCAAAATAATGGAATTGGAAGTAAAGTAATTAAGAAATTAGAAAAATATGTTAAAGAATATTCACAATCTTTATATATAGAGGTTGCAGCAAGAAATTTAAGTGCAATGAGATTATACAATAAATTAGGATATGATTGCTTAAATACTATCACAATTAGAAAAGATTTTAATGAAGATGATTTTGATATTATTAAAGCGGAAAAAATTGATGGATACAATTTTAATATTAAGAGGTATAAAAATTGAGTAATATATATTTTGTAAGACATGCTCAGCCAAATTTTAATAATCATGATGAAGTTAATAGAGAATTAAGTGATAAAGGTCTAAAAGATAGAGAAAAAATTGTAAATTTTTTTAGTAATATAAAAATTGATAAAATTTATTCCAGCCCATATAAAAGAACTATAGATACAATTAAATTATGTAGTATAGATAAAAATTTGAAAATAATTTTAATTGATGATTTTAGGGAGCGAAAAATTGGTGAATGGGTTGAAAACTTTAATGAATTTTCAATTAAGCAATGGGAAGATTTTAATTATAAGTTAGAAAATGGAGAAAGTTTGCTTCAAGTTCAGAAAAGAAATATACAAGCGTTGAAAAATCTAATTAATAATGATTATAATTATAATATAATTATTTCGGGGCATGGGACATCTATAAGTACCATTATAAATTATTTTGATAAAAAATTTGATATAAATGAATTTAATAAAATTAAAAATAAAATGCCTTTTATTTTAAAGTTTGAGTTTAATGACTTAGGAAAATTTTTAAACTATAAATTTATAGATTTGGAGGATTAATGCAAATAATTTTTGTTAGACATGGCGAAAGTGAAGCAAATAAATTAAATAAAAATGAATATACCATATGTACAGGACAATTTGATACACCACTTAGTGAACTTGGAATTAAGCAAGTGTCAAAACTAATAGATAATGAAATTTTTAAGGGATTTGATAAACTATATTCATCAGACTTGATTCGTGCTTATGATACAGCATTAGCTATCACATCATCAGAAAATATTATTGTTGATAAAAGGCTTAGAGAAAGATCTTTAGGAGCTTTTGAGGGGCAATTAGTTAAAGAATTGAAAATACATCCTGAATATTCAAAATATTTTTATGATGAAGAATTAAAACATTTTGCTCATAGTTTTGTAGTCAAAGCACCTGGTGGAGAAAATTATGCCGATGTTGAAAATAGGGTTAGATTATTTTGGGAAGAAATTAAAGATAAGAATTACAATAAAATCGTTATTGTTGCACATTTATATACGATCAGAGTTTTTCTGAAGATATTATTAAATCTTTCAGAACAGGAGTGTATAAATTATAAAATTAATAATGCTGAGACTTTAATAGTAAATATTTAAGTGTATTTCAATAAAGTATTTAGTTATTCAAAATAGAGATAATATTTTATTCTTTTACAAAATTAATTAAGAATTATTTATAAAAAAGTATTAACATTTAATACTATCTGACTTTTTGATTTAAACATAAAAATATGGTGCTAGGCTAGGTTTTAAAAGCTATGGCTTAGTATCTCATTGTGTTAATTACATTAAGAAAAAGTACGCAATTTTGCATACTTTTTTGCTTTTTATATTACATTCTTATCTGAGCTATTACTGTTCTTATAAGTTTTTTAAGTATCATTAAATTTTTTTACCATTGAAGAATTAGGAAATATATTAACTATATATTATACAAAGTGTCTAGATTGTAACGATAGTTGAAAATAGTATAAAATAACAGGAAATTATAAGTATCTGGTCTTAATTATTTAAATAAACGACTTCTAATTTTTTATTCGAATTTTCTGATATTTTAAAGTTATATTCCTTATTAAAATCGATTATTAATTCTTCAGTAATATTAGTCGATAAATTATCTTCTAATATAATGTTTGACGATTTTGCCTTGTCAATGTCTTTAGTTAAATAAAATTTGAATTTAATTTTATCATTTTCTTTTATCTTATAAGGACTTCTGCTTTTTATTTTAAAATTTACACTACTTCCTAATTGCTTAAAATTAGACTTTGTTATAGAAGAACCTCCTGATACTTTATTATTTATGTAATATTCATAAGAAATCATATAGATTTTATCATCTAAATCTAAATTTATATTTATAGATAATTCTTTTTTTTTGTTACATCCAGTAATAGTTATCATTATTAAAATTATAATAATAATTGTTTTTTTCATAATAAACCTTTCTATTGAAAATAATACCATCCTCTTTCAAAATAGGTTGTATATTTTTCTAAAGGAATAAGACTATCATAAGCTCTTGCACTAACTGAATATAAATTCGTATCATGTATGTTTGCTGCGTGTTCAGTATATTTTCTACCTCCTATAACACTACTTCCTTGTCTTGTGTAGTCTATCCAACCTTGTCTTACATTTCTATTCGCAACTAATCCATATCCATCTGATGATTTTGTTTTGTAAATTGCTCTAAACTGCAAGTATCCATCATAGATAAATTGGAGAGTTTCTGTAGATATAGCATAATTAGGAGAACTTATTTCATTAGACCTTAGTGAAAAAGGCTTTAATTCACCATTATTATGAGCTGGGGTTTTTATTGTATTTCCTATTATCATATCGTCTTTTATATATTCTCCATCTATTAATTCTACATTATTTGCTTTTGCTGTATTTATTGATATCACTAATATAGTACATATTAATAATATTAATGTTATTTTCTTAAACATATCATCTTCCCCCTTTTTATTTTTTAACTACTAAATTGCGAACCTTTTCTTATTCCACATTTCCATATTTATTATATATACTATTTACAATAATATAATATCATTTATTTATTTTTTTTCAATAGAAAAAGTTTTCTTATTTATTTATATAATATATATTTTTATATAGAAAAGGAGATTTTAAGTATATTGGAATTTTATAAAAAAATATTTGAAACTTTTATCACTTTAAATCGGAGAGATAAGTTTTTATTCCATTTATTAAGCTGTTGACGAAATTTTAATAAGATTCCAAAGGAAAATCAATAACAGAATTTATATATTTGTACTACTGTTACTAGGACTTAACATAGTTACAGGGGGGATATTTGACTTCAGTAAGAACTCCAAGAAAAGATTTTATTATAAGCATCTTAAGAGGATATGTCTTAGTTGCTTTGAGTGTAAACATCATTCCATCAATATTTGGAGTTAATTCAATTTGGTATGCAATGATAGTTTTGGAGTTTATCACATTAGTTGTATCAATAGTTCTTTTTATTAAATATAAAAAGGGGGGATTGGAAGAGTAGTTCCAATTCTATATGAAATTGCATAAAATTGGAAATTAACTTCCGATTATTATGAAGATAAATTATGTAAATTTTTTCGAGTATTCGTTTCAAAAAATGTTCCGATTTTATGATAGCTATAAATCATGTAAATAGGAGTTTATTCAAATATACAGGTAAATTTTTTATAAACTACTACCTGTAAATTTTAATAATGTAATAATTACATGTATGTAAAACAGTGATTTGTAAAATTTTTCATGTAAATTGTTAAAATATTTGTAATACATGATTATTTTTAACCTTTTTTACCTGTAATATAAAAAAATTATTATAATACATGATTTTCAAAAGAATTTACCTGTAATTATAAGTGGGATATTCATGTTAAGGGCATAAAAGCTTGAATAAATTTGTAAATGAGCTTGTTTTTTGTTGTTAGAAATATGCTATAAAATTTTTCATTTATTAAGGTAATAATAGAAGATTAAGGTAATAATAGAAGATTAAGGTAATATAGAAGATTATGGCACTATAGTAGCATTTATTCAATGGCTGTAAATTTTTTTCTATTTTTAAAAAAAAATTAAAAATTCTTCTAAATATCTTAGCTTAAGGTATATAGAGTATTAATTTATTCAAAAAATTCATGGGGATAAATTATAAATATTGGTACTAAAATAGTAGTTGTTTCACATATATATTATTAGAGTTTTTTGAAGATAAATTTAGAACTATAAAAAAAGTATTGACATTTTAATTTGAAGATGCTATTATATCTATGTTGCTAAAAAACGGCGGTGTAGCTCAGTTGGCTAGAGCATACGGTTCATACCCGTAGTGTCGGCAGTTCAAATCTGTCCACCGCTACCAATTTGCGGAAGTGGCTCAGTGGTAGAGCATCGCCTTGCCAAGGCGAGGGTCGCGAGTTCGAATCTCGTTTTCCGCTCCACTAAGCATCAATTGTGTAATTGGTGCTTTTTTTATTATTTTAATATTTGTGTCGTTAGCTCAGCTGGATAGAGCGTCTGGCTACGGACCAGAAGGTCGAGGGTTCGAATCCTTTACGACACGCCAAAAAAGATTAGATTATATCTAGTCTTTTTTATTTTGTTTTATAAGTATTTTTGATATAATATAACAAAAGGTTAGAAAATTATCAGTTGTGATATTGCTCACATTCATTTGAGTTTGTTAGATGTATTATAACTATATAAGTAATTTAAGATAAATAAATTTAAGGAGGTGGATATGAAAAAAAATAAAATTATATTGGTAGGAGATGGTGCTGTTGGTTCAAGTTTTGCATTTGCTTGTACAATTTTAGGAGTAGGTAGAGAATTGGGTATTATAGATCTGAATGCCGATAAGGCTGAAGGTGATGCGATGGATTTATCCGATGCTTTAGCATTTACTGCATCAAAAGATATTTATAAGGCGACATATGAAGATTGTCATGATGCTGATATAGTTGTTATTACAGCGGGTATTCCACAAAAGCCTGGTGAAACAAGATTGCAATTAGTTGATAAAAACTTAAAGATTTTTAAGGATATTGTAACAAGTGTAGTAGGTTCTGGATTTAATGGTATATTTTTAGTAGCAAGTAATCCTGTTGATGTTATGACATATGCTACATGGAAATATTCAGGATTTAATGCAAATAGAGTAATTGGTACAGGTACAGTTTTAGATTCAAATAGATTAAGAAAAGAAATAGCTGAAATTACAAAAGTAGATCCTAAGTCAATTCATGCATACATTATGGGTGAACATGGAGATAGTGAATTTCCGGTATGGTCACATGCAAATATTGGTGGATTACCAATAGCTGAATGGACAAAACATAATCAAGTTGATGAAGAAACATTACTACAATCATTTGACAAGGTAAGAGATGCGGCGTATGAAATTATAAATCGAAAAGGTGCTACATTTTATGGAATAGCAGTAGCTATGGCCAAAATTGCTCAAGCTATTTTAAATAATGAAAATAGTATATATTCCGTATCATCATATTTAAGGGGAGAATATGGACAAGAAGACTTATATATTGGAGTGCCAGCAATTATAAATTCAAATGGTGTGAAAAATGTTTTAGAAATTTCATTAAATGATAATGAACAGGAAAGAATGAATGCATCTGCAAAAACATTAAGAGATATTATTGAAAAAAGTTTTTATAAAAAATAATATTAAAATGTTTAAATAAAATAATAATTTAAAAAGCCCTTGAACTACTGATGAATAGTTCAAGGGCTTTTTTTTATTCAAAAATCTTTAATATTTTTGTAATATTTACGTGGAAATTATGTAGATTTTATAGTATAATTTTAATTGCAAAATTATTGAGAGGGGATAGTGATGTTAGAGAATAGTTTGGATTTTGAAAAAAGTCTTGAATATCAGTTTTTATATAATGAAGATCCAGATTCAATTTATTTATTGCTATCTTGGCTTGAAAATAAAAATGTTGGCAATAATTTCACGCCTAAATATGACGTAACTAAAGCATTATTAACAGGATTGCGAAGAAGTATAAGAGGTAGAAAAGATAAAAAGCTAATAGTTGATGCTATTAGTAAAATGGTTAGTGAAGATTTGAGTAGACTGGAGTTTGCTTTTTCAATAAAAGCATATACAAATGCGTATTATTGTGAAGATTTAATTGATCAATTGGAGAGAATCGCATTAAAATTATATAATCCTTCAGAATTAAATAATATGAGACTTTTATTGCAAAATTCAAAAGACACAGCTGTTATTGATTTTAAGAAACAAATAAAAGATGATTTTATGAAGAGTAAAATAATCGCAAATAATGAAGTTAATGTCAATTATTTCTTAGATAAAAATATTAAGAAAAAATTTTTTAGAATAAACTTTTACATTGATAAACAAGTTGTAGTAGATACAAATAATGCAAATATTTTAACTCTTGAGGGTAAAAATTTGACAATTAATGAATTGCTTCACATTTATAATAAAGCTAAATTTTATATAAACAGAAGCATTAATGAAGCATATTTTAATCAATTTTGGTGTGCATTAAATGATTGTGTATTAGGAAGATATAGATGATTATTTTAGGTATAGATCCCGGTATTGCAATTGTTGGCTATGGAATAATAAAAAAAGATGGAAATACGATTAGTATGTTAGAATATGGAAGTATTCAAACAGATGCTAATATTAAAACTCAAGATAGGTTGGAAATTATTTTTAATGAATTAAATGCAATTATAAAGCAATATAAACCTACTGAAGTCGTCTACGAAAAATTATTTCATGAGAAAAATACAAAGACGTTTATAAACGTTAGTCAAGCAAGAGGTGTTGAAATACTTGCTGCTAAGGTAAATAATTTGGAAATATATGAATATACTCCTTTACAAATAAAGACAGCATTAACTGGATATGGACGAGCTGTAAAAAAACAAGTTCAAGAAAGTGTTAAGAGAATTTTAAATCTTAAGGATATTCCAAAACCTGATGATGCAGCAGATGCATTAGCTATAGCGATATGTCATAGTTTTAGTGGTAAACTTAAAGATTTATATAAAATGGAGTAGTTATGTTTTCATATTTGATTGGTGAAGTAAAAATATTAAGAGAAGATTATATTGTATTAGAAACGAATAATATCGGCTATAAAATATTTATGTCGCAAAAAAACATTTCTACATTGATCAAAAATAATACATATAAGATTTATACAGAATTTGTTGTGAGAGATGATGCTGTATTATTGTATGGTTTTGAAAATTTTGATGATTTAGAAATGTTTTTAAATTTAAAACAGGTATCTGGAATTGGACCAAAGGCTGCGTTGTCTATTTTGTCCACTCTAACTGTATATGAGATAGAATTAGCTATAATAGGTAATGATATTAATACTATATCAAAAGCCCCCGGAATTGGTAAAAAGAGTGCAAGCAGGATTATTTTAGAATTATCTGATAAAATAGATATAGAAAAAATAAACAATATTCCAACAATTTCTAATCCAAAAGTAAATATTCAAAATTCCGGAGATTATGACTTTGCGATTGAAGCATTAATGAATTTAGGATATACAAAAATGGATGCTGAAAATTCATTAAAGGGATTAAATATTGAAAATATGGATTTATCAGATATTGTAAAGGCTGCGTTAAAGAGGATGTAATATGTCAGAAAATAGGATAGTAGGTTCGAGTTTATTGAATGATGAAGAAAAAAGTGAATATTCTTTAAGACCTAGATGGCTTCGTGAATACATAGGGCAGAATAAAATAAAGGATAAACTTAAAGTATTTATTGAGGCGGCAAAAAAAAGAAATGATGCATTAGATCATGTATTGTTACAAGGACCTCCAGGTTTAGGTAAAACTACTTTGTCGCAAATTATTGCAAATGAATTGGGTGTAAAGGTTAAAGTTACTTCAGGACCTGCAATTTCAAGACCTGGAGATCTTGCAAGTATTTTAACTAATTTAGATAAAAATGATGTACTTTTTATTGATGAAATTCATAGAATTAATAAAACTGTTGAGGAAGTTTTATATTCTGCAATGGAGGATTTTGCATTAGATATTATCGTGGGTAAAGGACCTTCAGCACAAAGCTTGAGAATTGATTTAGAAAAATTTACTCTCATAGGAGCTACAACTAAAGCAGGTATGCTTTCATCTCCATTAAGGGATAGATTTGGTGTATTACTTGAATTAGATTTATATGATGAAAATGATTTGTCTCATATTATTGAGAGATCAGCAGATATATTAAATGTAGGTATAGATAAAGAATCCGCTAAAGAAATAGGGAGACGTTCAAGAGGCACACCAAGAATAGCAAACAGATTATTAAAAAGAGTTAGAGACTACGCTCAAATTAAGGGCGATGGAAGTATAGATTTAAAAACCGCAAAAAAATCATTAGACTTTTTAGAAGTTGACAGTATGGGATTAGATAAACTTGATAAAAAAATAGTTACAATAATAGCTGAAAACTTTGATGGAGGACCGGTAGGTATTGATACTATTGCTGCTGCGACAGGACAAGAATCTGTCACTATAGAAGATGTTTATGAACCATATTTACTACAAATAGGTTTTTTAAATAGAACATCTAGAGGTAGGGTGCTTTCTAAAAAAGCGTATGATCATTTTGGGATTACATATAAGGAAGATTAATGGATACAAAAGATTTTGATTACGAATTAGATCATTCTTTTATTGCTCAACATCCTGAGGATAAAAGATCTGAATCTAAACTTATGATATTAGATAGAAAAAATGAAACAATTGAACATAAGAGATTTTATGATATTATTGACTACTTAAATGAAGGAGATGTTTTGGTAGTTAATAATTCTAAGGTTATTCCTGCTAGATTATTTGGACATAGAAAGGATAAAAAAGAAGCTTTAGAAGTATTTTTATTAACTAATATTGAAGAAAAAAAATGGGAATGTTTAGTAAAACCCGGAAGAAAATTTAAAATTGGTAGTGAAATTATTTTTGATGAAAAATTAAAAGCAGAAGTTATCGATATTACTGAAGAAGGTCATAGAATTTTAGAAATGAAATATGATGGTATATTTAATGAAATATTAAATGAGATTGGAAATGTTCCACTGCCACCATACATTACAGAAAGATTAGAAGATAAATCCAAATATCAAACAGTGTATGCGAAACATGATGGATCAGTCGCTGCACCAACTGCCGGATTACATTTTACAACACAACTGCTTCAACAAATTAAAGATAAGGGGATTAAATTAGCTTATTTAACATTACATGTTGGCTTGGGTACATTTAAGCCTGTTACTGATGATAAAATTGAAGAACATAAAATGCATAGTGAATATTATATTTTAGACAAAGAAAATGCAGAAACAATTAATGAAGCAAAAAATAAAGGGAATAGAGTTATTGCGGTAGGTACAACATCGGTTCGTACCTTAGAATCAATATCTAGAAAATATGGAAAAGTTCAGGCTGATAGTGATTGGACAGATATCTTTATTTATCCTGGATTTAATTTTAAGACTGTAGATGCTATGATTACTAATTTTCATTTACCAAAATCTACATTGATAATGTTAATTAGTTCATTTTATAATAGAGAAAGAATATTAGAAGCATATGAAGAAGCTAAAAGAAATAATTATAGATTCTTTAGTTTTGGGGATGCAATGTTAATAAAGTAGGTAAAAAATGGCAATAAAATATGAATTAGAGAAAAAATCTTCACAGTGTGAAGCTAGAGCGGGAGTTATACATACGCCGCATGGAGATATTAAAACTCCGGTATTTATGCCTGTTGGGACAAAAGCAACAGTGAAAGCAATGACTCCGGAGGAATTAGAGGATTTAGGTGCACAAATTATATTAGGTAATACTTATCACTTATTTTTAAGACCAGGTGATGATTTGGTAAAAAAAGCAGGTGGATTGCATAAATTTATGAATTGGAATAAACCTATTTTAACGGATAGTGGTGGATTTCAGGTATTCAGTTTAGGGCACATTAATAAAATTACTGAGGAAGGTGTAGTATTTCAATCTCATATTGATGGATCTAAACAAATGATTACTCCAGAAAAATCAATTGAAATTCAACAAAATCTTGGTTCAGATATTATGATGGCTTTTGATGAATGTGTATATCCAACAGCTACTAAAGAGTATGTAGCACAATCATTAGAAATGACCTTAAGATGGCTGGATAGATGTATAGAAACTCATACAAATAAAAATCAAGCATTATTTGGAATTGTACAGGGGGGATTGTTTAAGGATTTAAGAAAAAAATCTGCTGAGGAAACAATTAAAAGAAATTGTCAAGGATTTGCGGTAGGTGGATTAAGTGTTGGAGAAACAAAAGAAGAAATGATAGATATTCTTAGATTTACAACGCCGTTATTACCGGAAGATAAACCAAGATATAATATGGGTGTAGGCACGCCGGATTATTTATTTGAATCAGTCGAAGCCGGTATTGATATGGCTGATTGTGTACTTCCTACAAGAATTGCAAGAAATGGTGCAGCAATGACTTCTCATGGAAAAGTTACTATAAAAAATGCAAAATATAGAGAAGATTTTACACCACTAGATCCGGAGTGTGATTGTTATACATGCAAAAATTATACAAAAGCATATATTAGACACTTAGTAAATGTTAATGAAATTTTAGGAGCTAGATTATTATCATATCATAATTTGTATTTTCTTACACATTTAATGGAAAATATAAGAGAATCAATTTTAGAGGATAGATTTTTAGAATATAAAGAAGAATTTTATAAAAAATATGGATATACTAAGGAGGATTAGATGTCAAATTTATTATTAGCAGCTCAACAACCACAAGGACAACTATTTTCATCAATTTTTATGTTTGCATTGATTGGTATAGCTTTTTACTTTTTACTAATAAGACCGCAAAAGAAACAACAACAAGAATTTAAACAGGCTATGAGTGCATTAAAAGTTGGTGATATAGTAGTAACAAGATCAGGTGCAAAAGGTAAGGTTATAGAAGTTAAAGATGAAACATTTATTATTGAGACCGGAAATAATAATACACAAATTGAATATTTAAAACAGGCACTGAGCCATATTGTATCATATGATAAAGAAAGTAGTGTTAATAATTCGAACTCACAATTTGCAAATGTTCCTGTTGGCGATTTTTCTTATGGCAATGATAAGAGATTTTTAGATAAAATTGAAGAGTTAAAAGCTAAAAAAGATCAAGATAGAAAATATGACTTATTACTTGAAGATGTATATGAGTTTATTGTTGTTGAAAATGATACAGAGGTTATTTCCATACAAAATAAATTTAGACTTGATGAAGAAAGAGCAAATAAAATAGTAGAAGATTTAGAATATTTAGGAGTGTTAAGTAATCTGGATTTAGGAAAAAGAAGAGTGTTAATAGATCCAAGAAATTAGGATTTTGAAAAATGAAAAGTATTTTACTTTTCATTTTTTTATAGGAGTTTTATGGAAAATTGGTATTTAATAAATAAAATAGAAAATTACAATAAAATAAAAGATAAAAAAAATATTACAAGTTTTCAAAAAATATTATTAGCTAATAGAGACATAACTGATGCTTATAAAATAGATAGCATATTTAATTCAAATATTGATAATTTACATTCTCCCTTATTGATGAGAGATATGCAAAAGGGGGTTGATGTATTATTTGATTCTATGATGAAAAATGAAAAAATAATGATTTCCGGTGATTATGATCAAGATGGTGTAGCTGCAACTGTAATACTTTATAAAGGAATTAAATTATTTTATGAAAATGTGTTATACTCAATACCTGATAGGATTGAAGATGGTTATGGATTAAATAAAAATATTGTAGATGATTGTATTGAAAATAATGTTAAATTAATTATAACATGTGATAATGGAATAGCAGCTTTTGAAGCGATAGATTATGCAAAGAAAAATAATATTAGAGTTATAGTTACTGATCATCATGAGGTTGTAAATATAGATGGAGTTGATAATCTTCCAAATGCTGATGCGGTAATTAA
Protein-coding regions in this window:
- a CDS encoding histidine phosphatase family protein, which encodes MSNIYFVRHAQPNFNNHDEVNRELSDKGLKDREKIVNFFSNIKIDKIYSSPYKRTIDTIKLCSIDKNLKIILIDDFRERKIGEWVENFNEFSIKQWEDFNYKLENGESLLQVQKRNIQALKNLINNDYNYNIIISGHGTSISTIINYFDKKFDINEFNKIKNKMPFILKFEFNDLGKFLNYKFIDLED
- a CDS encoding L-lactate dehydrogenase → MKKNKIILVGDGAVGSSFAFACTILGVGRELGIIDLNADKAEGDAMDLSDALAFTASKDIYKATYEDCHDADIVVITAGIPQKPGETRLQLVDKNLKIFKDIVTSVVGSGFNGIFLVASNPVDVMTYATWKYSGFNANRVIGTGTVLDSNRLRKEIAEITKVDPKSIHAYIMGEHGDSEFPVWSHANIGGLPIAEWTKHNQVDEETLLQSFDKVRDAAYEIINRKGATFYGIAVAMAKIAQAILNNENSIYSVSSYLRGEYGQEDLYIGVPAIINSNGVKNVLEISLNDNEQERMNASAKTLRDIIEKSFYKK
- the ruvB gene encoding Holliday junction branch migration DNA helicase RuvB, whose product is MSENRIVGSSLLNDEEKSEYSLRPRWLREYIGQNKIKDKLKVFIEAAKKRNDALDHVLLQGPPGLGKTTLSQIIANELGVKVKVTSGPAISRPGDLASILTNLDKNDVLFIDEIHRINKTVEEVLYSAMEDFALDIIVGKGPSAQSLRIDLEKFTLIGATTKAGMLSSPLRDRFGVLLELDLYDENDLSHIIERSADILNVGIDKESAKEIGRRSRGTPRIANRLLKRVRDYAQIKGDGSIDLKTAKKSLDFLEVDSMGLDKLDKKIVTIIAENFDGGPVGIDTIAAATGQESVTIEDVYEPYLLQIGFLNRTSRGRVLSKKAYDHFGITYKED
- the ruvC gene encoding crossover junction endodeoxyribonuclease RuvC; the protein is MIILGIDPGIAIVGYGIIKKDGNTISMLEYGSIQTDANIKTQDRLEIIFNELNAIIKQYKPTEVVYEKLFHEKNTKTFINVSQARGVEILAAKVNNLEIYEYTPLQIKTALTGYGRAVKKQVQESVKRILNLKDIPKPDDAADALAIAICHSFSGKLKDLYKME
- a CDS encoding histidine phosphatase family protein, which produces MQIIFVRHGESEANKLNKNEYTICTGQFDTPLSELGIKQVSKLIDNEIFKGFDKLYSSDLIRAYDTALAITSSENIIVDKRLRERSLGAFEGQLVKELKIHPEYSKYFYDEELKHFAHSFVVKAPGGENYADVENRVRLFWEEIKDKNYNKIVIVAHLYTIRVFLKILLNLSEQECINYKINNAETLIVNI
- the ruvA gene encoding Holliday junction branch migration protein RuvA; translation: MFSYLIGEVKILREDYIVLETNNIGYKIFMSQKNISTLIKNNTYKIYTEFVVRDDAVLLYGFENFDDLEMFLNLKQVSGIGPKAALSILSTLTVYEIELAIIGNDINTISKAPGIGKKSASRIILELSDKIDIEKINNIPTISNPKVNIQNSGDYDFAIEALMNLGYTKMDAENSLKGLNIENMDLSDIVKAALKRM
- a CDS encoding HIT family protein — protein: MCLICERIKMIEDGTNPYFVKELNTGYVVLGDHQYFKGNTIFICKYHKNEIFELDRDYKIKYLEEMSIVAEAVSNAFQCEKMNYELLGNGDSHLHWHLFPRNNGDLGEYGHNGKGPVWWIPMEKMYDDSNRPTDMELDKMKQKLLFELNKLI
- a CDS encoding helix-turn-helix transcriptional regulator gives rise to the protein MNEKLKLKNRLKSIRNEKKITQQNLADMVGVSRNTISSIETGEFCPTSRLALILCIALDKKFEDIFYFDLE
- a CDS encoding GNAT family N-acetyltransferase, translating into MNIELIEANEKLIEISCFLIKQFWKEHNGVFLDNIEIEADYKNWTDNGHKLFLVKVEENYIGFVHLGNRGAKIDWLEDIFIIKEYQNNGIGSKVIKKLEKYVKEYSQSLYIEVAARNLSAMRLYNKLGYDCLNTITIRKDFNEDDFDIIKAEKIDGYNFNIKRYKN
- a CDS encoding TIGR02328 family protein, with the translated sequence MRLWHEEIINKLPRQQLLGQHRECCALRGNGWGKPHSTVNYVFNYNPYKLYQYHILIMNEMEKRGYKPDNIWRNSNYRGKTCAPYYSVEEIELTKPLYPEHDDEYLKECIENLFEKGIEI